TTACACTCCCTGACAGACCTTATACATGTTTCATCTGCTACTCTTAGAACAGAAGCCCCCTTTGTTATCTAATCCAGCCCTCTCCTCGCCAGCCTGAGAGACTGAGTTTACTGCATCCAGACTGCTCTTCACAGTCTGTCAGCCAGCCACTGAGCTGATACATATCAACCAACAGCTGAGGAGCAGCAGAAGGACTTGGTCAGACCCAAGATACCTGCTATCAGGACTTCTAAGCCAGTCTTTCAGTCTATTGGCTGGCACACGAGGAGGACTTCAGAATACACACAGAACTAAGGGGGCTGTGTGAGGTCAACCAAAGATTTTCAGTGATCTTAATTGTGCCTCATCAGTTCAGCACTAAACCTCAACTTTTCTGTAGCTAGTAGCCCTTCAAGCTGCTGAACTGCAGCATCTGCAATTCTTGTCACAGAGGACCTTAAAAAAAAGGGCTGTGGAGATTGTATTCACACTTCAGAAAGCTGGTCAGGACCATGAGTGACACTCTTAGACCCCCTTCGTTCCAGGTGAGCATCCCAAGCGATGCTCCGGCATACTCAGACGGAGGACGCAATGCAGTATCAGATGGCTCAGTGCGTTCCAGCTCCTCAACACCGACCCTCAGACGCAAGCGCTTCAAAATGCGCCGCATGAGGAACGTACCCAGCGAAAGGGACATGGAAAGGGGGCGACTAACCATTGGTCAACTCACGGCCCGATCACGCTCCAGCTCCAAGGAATACCTCCAGCTGCCTTCCATTGAGATCACGCCATCCAGCGATGAAGACGCTCCCTCTTCTTGGTCGAGCTGCTCCACGCCCAGCGCCTCTCCGCGACGAAAGCGTTTCCTGTTGAGGAAGTGGCTGAAGGTCCGACAGAAGAAGGAGCAAGCCAGTGAGAGCAGGTTGGTATGGGCCCCTCCATACTCACCTCTCATTATTCCCCCTTCTTCCTACATCTTCCCTAATACCTCCATGCTGCTTGAAGGCTACCTGCACTAATGGCTGTACCACTAACTGATCTTTGATAACATATATGCATTTTTACTATATCAAGCCAAGGTTCCAGTGGCTTTAAACTTTTATATATGTTTGTCAATTAAAgttctttaaaagaaagaaaaccagaATCAACCAGAATCATAATTGGCAGgttagactttaaaaaaataaatacataaaaaaaaaagtagtatcGGCCTAGTAAATCACAATTGGTGCATCTCTAGTTTTTATGTCTCCATGCCAGTGATAGCCGAGGCTGGACGTATTATGTTCATCTATCCATATGTACATAAATTCggctcattcttgtaaatgcgatatctcaagggTGAACTCAACTCGAGGAAATTTGCTCAAATCAgtgacacaaacactcacttggactcaatgaggagctaattagattttgggtggtcataggtcaaaggtcaaggttactgtgactaCTTGTGGCATTCTTGTAAACGCGAtaactcaagaacaccttgagggaatttccttcAAATGTGGCATATATGTTTAAGTGGACTCAAGGATGTGCTGATTAGATTtgggtggtcaaaggtcaaggtcactgtgaccttgcatccgtctcatttttgtgaacgcaatatctgaagatggccttaaGTGAGTTTCCTCACATTTGGCACAAgcatccatttggactcaagaatgaattgattagaatctggtggttgaaggtcaaaggtcaaggtcagggTGACCTCCTAAAACATGTGTCTGGCTATAACTCAGGAGCCTTGGATGCCCACCTGGAAACAGTGCTGGTTATATAGATCTTCTGTGGTGCCAGGTGGAAGATGTGTGTAAGACGTCAGTGCTTTCAcacatatggatgtaaactgtaagtgtagTCTGACTTGTGCGCAGAAGCATACAACCCTGTGGCGGTATGTCTATTTAAATTAAAGCTAGCATCatccttgtgtttttaatgttggaCTCTATCCTTTGTTTACATATGGATCTGGGACTTTTGGATTAATTCAAATAAGCATTTTAAAGGTTAGAGGGTGCAATTAAGGTTAAGATTACACTTAAAAGAAACTTATAGTTCACACATTTGGTGATTAATGGCAAAGATTGTTACACTCATCAGTGTGCAGACCTCTGCCCAGCAGGGGTCACCAAAGTTAACAGGTTCCTTCCTCTTAGGCGAGTTAATTTGCACACTCAATATGTTGTGTATAAACCAAAGGACTCAGGTGTTGCCATAG
The DNA window shown above is from Plectropomus leopardus isolate mb chromosome 5, YSFRI_Pleo_2.0, whole genome shotgun sequence and carries:
- the LOC121943403 gene encoding uncharacterized protein LOC121943403, whose protein sequence is MSDTLRPPSFQVSIPSDAPAYSDGGRNAVSDGSVRSSSSTPTLRRKRFKMRRMRNVPSERDMERGRLTIGQLTARSRSSSKEYLQLPSIEITPSSDEDAPSSWSSCSTPSASPRRKRFLLRKWLKVRQKKEQASESSSQQSSQQSSQQSSHEDDSTRFLTPLIREERSDSAADKISHRIADSAPHRGGATLWLRTANAYLQLIAQTEDEEERQRE